A stretch of Rhea pennata isolate bPtePen1 chromosome 18, bPtePen1.pri, whole genome shotgun sequence DNA encodes these proteins:
- the GBGT1 gene encoding globoside alpha-1,3-N-acetylgalactosaminyltransferase 1 isoform X6, with product MKGYWVNYYIFTDNPEAIPSVQLQPDRSLVIVPIKKYSSWQEISMRRMEHINKHIAEVSHQEVDYLFCLDIDMVFHNPWGAETLGVMVAAIHPGYFNVPRSQFPYERRSSSAAYIPEEEGDFYYGGAVFGGLVKKVYELTKTCHTTVLADKANGIMAVWQEESHLNRYFLSHKPSKVLSPEYLWDDRKPKPTEIHLIRFSTVDKNYKEIRD from the coding sequence ATGAAAGGCTATTGGGTGAACTACTACATCTTCACTGACAACCCTGAGGCAATTCCCAGTGTCCAGCTGCAACCTGACCGAAGTCTTGTCATTGTCCCCATCAAGAAATACTCCAGCTGGCAAGAGATCTCCATGCGCAGGATGGAGCACATAAACAAGCACATAGCTGAGGTAAGCCATCAGGAGGTGGACTACCTCTTCTGCTTGGACATTGACATGGTGTTCCACAATCCCTGGGGAGCTGAGACCCTGGGTGTCATGGTAGCAGCCATACACCCTGGCTATTTCAATGTCCCTCGAAGCCAGTTCCCTTACGAGAGGAGAAGCTCTTCAGCAGCCTATATCCCTGAGGAAGAAGGAGACTTCTACTATGGAGGGGCTGTGTTTGGAGGGCTGGTGAAGAAGGTCTATGAGCTCACCAAGACTTGCCACACGACTGTCCTGGCAGACAAAGCCAATGGGATCATGGCAGTCTGGCAGGAAGAAAGCCATCTCAACAGGTACTTCCTCTCCCACAAACCCTCCAAGGTGCTTTCCCCAGAGTACCTCTGGGATGACAGGAAGCCCAAGCCCACTGAAATACACCTCATACGATTTTCCACAGTGGATAAGAACTACAAGGAGATAAGAGATTGA